The Deinococcus reticulitermitis genomic interval GAGGTCCATCCTCAGGTCGAGAAGGTACCGGTAGGCGCCCAGCAGATCCCTGCGGGTCTCGGGGTGCAGCCGACTTCCCCCCGGCGCCGCGAGCCGCATGAACGTGCTGGGGCTCTGCTCACCGACCTCGAGCGCATGAATCCGGGCCAGGTCGGTGATCAGGGCCAGCCCCTGCGTCTTGAGGTCCAGGGTGTCGCCGGGGCCCACGCGGATGCGGCTGAGGAACCCCAGCGGCGGGCGGTGGCTCACGGCCAGCCGGGTCAGATGGGCCATGAACGCGGGGTTCTGACCGCTCGCCAGGCGCGCGTCGCGGCCCGCGCGCAGGTCGAGGGCGCCGGAGACCTCGCGTGGATCGAAGAAGATGGTGACGTTCAGCAGCGCCTGGGGCTCGGGGACGCGCTGCCACTCGTGCATCCGCTGGACATACTGCGCCACGGTGTAGGTGTGGCGTGAGGCCATCACGCCCCCCTCACAGGCCGGCAGGCCCGACGCTGCCAGCAGCTCCTCGACCCGCGCGGCGAACGGCCCGAAGTAGGGGCGGTGGGCCTCATCCCCGATCAGGAGCATGTGGTCCTGGTCCGGGCTGAGCCCAGACTCCCGGCGCGCGATGGAGCCGAGCAACACCCACGCGTACGCCCCCGGCGGCGGGCCAAGCTCGGCTTCGACCAGGTGCAGGGCGCGGCGGTAAAGCGCGTCGTAGGCATAGCTCGCCAGCCGGGCGAGATGCTCGGCCCGCTGCCCGGCGCGGTAGAGGTTGGCCGTGTATTCGGGAAGCAGCCGCGCGTGCCGCACGAGGTCGTCGGTCCCCGGCGCGTCGAGGAGGTCCTGGACCACATACCCCACGCCCTGCGTCTGAAGCCGCAGCAGGTCCGCCGTGCTGACCATTCCCGCCAGTTCGCGTCCCCGCACGAGCGGCAGGTGCCGGATGTTGTGCCGAAACATCAGGTTCAGGGCCGAGATCGCCGGCATCTCGGCGGGCGCGGTCAGAGCCGGAGCCGACATCACCTGGGCCACGGGCGTCGTGTTCGGCAACCCTTCGGCGAGCACCTTGTTGCGCAGGTCCTTGTCGGTGATGATGCCGTACCCTTCCCCAGCCAGCGGCACCATCAGGCTGCTGATGCGGTGTAGGCGCATCTTGGCCGCCGCCTGCTGCACGGTCATCTGGGGCGAGCCGAGTTCGGCCGGGCGCATGATCTCACTCACCGCCATCGTGGTGAGGTCGACTCCGGCCCCGGCCCGTCCGCCTCCCGTGAGCCGCTCGCCCAGGGCCGAGGTCAGAAAGTCGCGCAG includes:
- a CDS encoding DUF294 nucleotidyltransferase-like domain-containing protein codes for the protein MATDASRVGLHDHERFLRGYPPYAALDAASLSALVRDLEIVYRPAGSALDVSGGLFVVRRGALELGGEAYEAGETLGGGVRTGTARAERDTWLYVLPPAQAEPWLGHPVLRDFLTSALGERLTGGGRAGAGVDLTTMAVSEIMRPAELGSPQMTVQQAAAKMRLHRISSLMVPLAGEGYGIITDKDLRNKVLAEGLPNTTPVAQVMSAPALTAPAEMPAISALNLMFRHNIRHLPLVRGRELAGMVSTADLLRLQTQGVGYVVQDLLDAPGTDDLVRHARLLPEYTANLYRAGQRAEHLARLASYAYDALYRRALHLVEAELGPPPGAYAWVLLGSIARRESGLSPDQDHMLLIGDEAHRPYFGPFAARVEELLAASGLPACEGGVMASRHTYTVAQYVQRMHEWQRVPEPQALLNVTIFFDPREVSGALDLRAGRDARLASGQNPAFMAHLTRLAVSHRPPLGFLSRIRVGPGDTLDLKTQGLALITDLARIHALEVGEQSPSTFMRLAAPGGSRLHPETRRDLLGAYRYLLDLRMDLQLRQLARGEGLSTRLPLGDLSGPQEVHLREIFKLIGRVQSVLAPQVGGV